From a single Meiothermus sp. Pnk-1 genomic region:
- the rimM gene encoding ribosome maturation factor RimM (Essential for efficient processing of 16S rRNA) translates to MRRIEVGRVGSPYGLEGGFKFRGEPWVADLPRIYLQGLGYRNLEEAYWVGEELVLHLSGVEDRTDAEALVGLAVYVDEGDLPELEEGSFYYYQLVGRKVFVDGAPFGEVVEVQEAGAQDLLVVKRFGTSLRARSKTYLVPFQAPYVTVRDDGIHIEAIPGLFD, encoded by the coding sequence ATGCGAAGAATTGAGGTTGGACGGGTAGGGTCTCCCTATGGCCTCGAGGGGGGCTTCAAGTTCCGCGGCGAGCCCTGGGTGGCGGATCTGCCGCGCATCTACCTCCAGGGCCTCGGCTACCGGAACCTCGAGGAGGCTTACTGGGTAGGCGAGGAGCTGGTTCTTCATCTAAGCGGGGTAGAAGATCGCACCGACGCGGAGGCCTTGGTAGGGCTTGCGGTCTACGTGGACGAGGGCGATCTGCCTGAACTGGAGGAGGGTTCTTTCTACTACTACCAGCTCGTCGGCAGGAAGGTCTTTGTAGACGGTGCGCCCTTCGGCGAGGTGGTTGAGGTACAGGAAGCCGGGGCCCAGGACCTCTTGGTGGTCAAGCGCTTTGGGACTTCTCTTCGTGCGCGCTCGAAGACCTACTTGGTTCCCTTTCAGGCTCCGTATGTCACGGTGAGGGATGACGGGATCCACATCGAGGCGATCCCGGGGTTGTTTGACTGA
- the ffh gene encoding signal recognition particle protein, whose protein sequence is MFETLSQRIRAAVDKLRGRGRISEADLKTTLREIRMSLLEADVNFEVAKAFVGAVQEKALGARVLESLTPAEQILTIVYNELVQTLGGEARQPTLKSEGNLWFMVGLQGSGKTTTSGKLAAFYKSKGRRPLLVAADTQRPAAREQLRILGEKVGVPVLEVADGERPEVTARRLREHLTFDYRDLVIVDTAGRLQIDEALMGELARLKEVLRPTETFLVIDAMTGQEALNVSKAFDERIGVSGLILTKLDGDARGGAALSARHVTQKPIVFAGVSEKIEGLEPFYPDRLAQRILGMGDLQTLLERAKAAELEAPPKAPGEITLEDLIAQMRQMRKMGSFADILKMIPGVSRALPPGFTVDEKAVNRLEAIVLSMTPAERRDPRILNASRRKRIAAGSGTSVQEVNRLIKTFEETKSLMKSLAKQRGRGFRNPFGR, encoded by the coding sequence ATGTTCGAGACGCTAAGCCAACGCATCCGCGCAGCGGTAGACAAGCTGCGCGGGCGGGGTCGGATCAGCGAGGCCGACCTCAAGACCACCCTGCGCGAGATCCGCATGAGCTTGCTCGAGGCCGATGTGAACTTCGAAGTGGCGAAGGCTTTTGTCGGCGCCGTGCAGGAGAAGGCCTTGGGGGCTCGGGTGCTGGAGAGCCTCACGCCCGCCGAGCAGATCTTGACCATCGTCTACAACGAACTGGTCCAGACCCTGGGTGGCGAGGCCAGGCAGCCCACCTTGAAAAGCGAGGGCAACCTGTGGTTCATGGTGGGTTTGCAGGGTTCGGGCAAGACTACCACCAGCGGCAAGCTGGCGGCTTTCTATAAGTCCAAAGGCCGCCGCCCCCTGCTGGTAGCCGCCGATACCCAGCGCCCCGCGGCCCGCGAGCAGCTTAGGATCTTGGGGGAGAAGGTGGGGGTGCCGGTGCTCGAAGTGGCCGACGGGGAGCGCCCCGAGGTCACTGCCCGCCGCCTCCGGGAACACCTTACCTTCGACTACCGCGACCTGGTAATCGTGGACACCGCCGGGCGCTTGCAGATTGACGAGGCCCTGATGGGCGAACTCGCCAGGCTCAAAGAGGTGCTGCGCCCTACCGAGACTTTCTTGGTAATAGATGCCATGACCGGCCAGGAGGCGCTCAACGTCTCCAAAGCCTTCGACGAGCGCATCGGGGTCAGCGGGCTGATCCTCACCAAGCTCGACGGCGACGCCCGGGGTGGGGCGGCGCTCTCGGCGCGGCACGTCACGCAAAAGCCCATCGTCTTCGCCGGGGTCTCGGAGAAGATCGAGGGCCTCGAGCCCTTCTACCCCGACCGTCTGGCCCAGCGCATCCTGGGCATGGGCGACCTCCAGACCCTTCTGGAGAGGGCCAAGGCTGCCGAGCTCGAGGCCCCCCCCAAGGCTCCCGGGGAGATCACGCTCGAGGACCTGATTGCCCAGATGCGCCAGATGCGCAAGATGGGCTCTTTTGCCGACATCCTCAAGATGATCCCGGGGGTTTCCCGGGCGTTGCCGCCCGGGTTCACGGTGGACGAAAAGGCCGTCAACCGGCTCGAGGCCATCGTGCTCTCGATGACCCCAGCGGAGCGCCGCGACCCCCGGATCCTCAACGCCTCGCGCCGCAAGCGCATCGCGGCGGGTTCCGGCACCAGCGTGCAGGAGGTCAACCGGCTCATCAAAACCTTCGAGGAGACCAAGAGCCTGATGAAATCTTTGGCCAAGCAAAGGGGGCGGGGCTTCCGCAACCCGTTTGGAAGATAG
- the trmD gene encoding tRNA (guanosine(37)-N1)-methyltransferase TrmD, with the protein MRYTILTLFPALIRPWTEESILQRAIERGLISVDVRDIRDHAEGKHRVVDDTPYGGGAGMVMRVDVVVRAIEAALPADEVILLSPAGKPFNQRMAEELAQKDHLVLVAGRYEGIDARVEHFVTREVSIGDYVLMGGEVAALAILEATARLVPGVIKEAQSHQQDSFSTGLLDYPHYTRPPEFRGLGVPEILISGHHAKIAEWRRKQALRRTQTRRPDLLEQAELTPQDLAWLDEFDAGPE; encoded by the coding sequence ATGCGCTACACGATCCTGACCCTCTTTCCCGCCCTGATCCGGCCCTGGACGGAGGAGTCTATCCTGCAAAGAGCCATCGAGAGAGGCCTGATCTCGGTGGACGTGCGCGACATCCGCGACCACGCCGAGGGGAAGCACCGCGTAGTGGATGATACCCCCTACGGCGGCGGGGCCGGTATGGTGATGCGGGTGGATGTGGTGGTACGAGCCATCGAGGCCGCTTTACCTGCCGACGAGGTGATCTTGCTTTCTCCGGCGGGGAAGCCCTTCAACCAGCGGATGGCCGAGGAGTTGGCACAGAAAGATCACCTGGTCTTGGTCGCGGGCCGTTATGAGGGGATCGATGCCCGCGTCGAGCACTTCGTCACCCGCGAGGTCTCTATCGGAGATTACGTGCTGATGGGGGGGGAGGTGGCGGCGCTGGCGATTTTGGAAGCCACCGCCCGGCTTGTCCCGGGGGTCATCAAGGAGGCCCAGAGCCACCAGCAGGATTCGTTTTCCACCGGTTTGTTGGACTATCCTCATTACACTCGCCCGCCCGAGTTTCGGGGTTTGGGTGTGCCGGAAATCCTGATCTCGGGGCACCACGCTAAAATTGCCGAGTGGCGGCGTAAGCAGGCGCTCAGGCGCACCCAAACGCGCCGCCCGGACCTCCTCGAGCAGGCCGAACTCACCCCCCAGGACCTAGCCTGGCTCGATGAGTTTGACGCAGGCCCCGAGTAG
- the rpsP gene encoding 30S ribosomal protein S16: protein MTKIRLSRFGSKGNPHYRIVVVDERSKRDGAYIERIGYYDPRKTTKDWLKVDAERAKYWLGTGAQPTDTARKLLKQAGVIEDK from the coding sequence ATGACCAAGATCCGTCTTTCCCGTTTTGGCTCCAAAGGCAACCCCCACTACCGCATCGTGGTGGTGGACGAGCGCAGCAAGCGCGATGGGGCTTACATCGAGCGCATCGGCTACTATGATCCTCGCAAAACCACCAAGGATTGGCTCAAGGTGGACGCCGAGCGGGCCAAATACTGGCTCGGCACCGGGGCTCAACCCACCGATACCGCCCGGAAGCTCCTAAAGCAGGCCGGGGTGATCGAAGACAAATAA
- a CDS encoding EAL domain-containing protein, producing the protein MNPPDPGSEKPPSFPRGQREEVALLLELSRILAVQLELPQIYRQAVEAVARTFGYALVSLYTVEGAELVLQHQVGYSRFIERIALGEGTMSRAVSSGQTVFIPEAAREPDFLYALPGITSMVAVPIYARGQVRAVLCVESIGFSLCEGDCRLLEGVALQVGGAVERGLLAAALLEGERLYRALVETMPAALVLFDEKRFVYANPRALELLGVCSLEGLQQRSLADFSHPEAPLSLERYLRVLQGEAIERAEDRLNNLRGEVIDFEVSAYPVELDGRVLGLAMGQDITQRKRAEAALRRSENLLRTLMQHSREVVQILDPQGNLLYTSTNAAVLGFGTSQSLLSWVVPEHRDKAGHLFAEALGRTEGVGPAILPLQNPSSPEEWAWFEVSWENRLADPDIGGIVLRARDVSEQRAYQATIQHLAYHDELTGLPNRRSFHEQAAAILRRAASEGSGCALLYLDLDQFKGINDSLGHAAGDKLLLQVARRLERCVREGDLLARLGGDEMAIMAKGVGEAGAQALAGRVRSAFAEPFSLSGLQVVVTVSIGIALFPQHGADLDGLMRAADLAMYASKEGRDRWTVYQPRFYRASRRQLELLQDLRKALREDALKLVYQPILPLRQELAPKAEALLRWVHPARGLIPPTEFIPLAEVHGLASALDTWVLRQALREGPSKSFQIGVNLSAITLLNPRLVRWLNRALRSAKLDPSSLYLEVTETSLLRDFASARANLEAVRQLEVQVALDDFGVGHTTLAYLSRLPVDLVKVDRSFTAGIGNPSGEALLAGILSLAKGLGMSTVVEGVETPPQLDWLRANGCDYVQGYFIAKPGGREELA; encoded by the coding sequence ATGAATCCGCCCGACCCCGGCTCGGAGAAGCCCCCTTCCTTTCCCAGAGGTCAGAGGGAGGAAGTGGCGCTGCTGCTGGAGTTGAGCCGGATCTTGGCGGTCCAGCTGGAGCTACCCCAGATCTACCGCCAAGCCGTGGAGGCTGTGGCGCGCACCTTCGGCTACGCCTTGGTTTCGCTGTACACGGTGGAGGGGGCGGAGCTGGTGCTGCAGCACCAGGTGGGGTACAGCCGGTTCATCGAGCGTATCGCCCTGGGGGAAGGAACCATGTCCCGTGCGGTGAGCAGTGGCCAGACCGTGTTTATCCCCGAGGCTGCGCGCGAGCCGGATTTCCTCTACGCCCTCCCGGGAATTACCTCAATGGTGGCGGTGCCGATCTATGCCCGAGGCCAGGTGCGCGCGGTGCTATGTGTGGAGAGCATAGGTTTCTCGCTCTGCGAAGGGGATTGCCGCCTGCTCGAGGGGGTGGCCTTGCAGGTGGGTGGGGCGGTGGAGCGGGGGTTGCTGGCTGCTGCGCTGCTGGAAGGGGAGCGGCTGTACCGTGCCCTGGTAGAGACCATGCCCGCGGCGCTGGTGCTGTTCGACGAGAAGCGCTTCGTCTACGCCAACCCCCGGGCGTTAGAACTCCTCGGGGTATGTTCTTTGGAAGGGTTGCAGCAGCGGAGCCTGGCCGACTTTAGCCACCCGGAGGCCCCCTTGAGCCTCGAGCGCTACCTCCGGGTGCTGCAAGGAGAAGCCATAGAACGCGCCGAGGACCGGCTAAACAACCTGCGGGGGGAGGTGATTGACTTCGAGGTGAGCGCGTACCCCGTAGAGCTAGATGGGAGGGTTCTGGGGCTGGCCATGGGGCAGGACATCACCCAGCGCAAGCGGGCCGAGGCCGCCCTCAGGCGCAGCGAGAACCTGCTGCGTACCCTGATGCAGCATAGCCGTGAGGTGGTGCAGATCCTTGACCCCCAGGGAAACTTGCTCTACACCTCGACAAACGCCGCGGTGCTGGGGTTTGGCACTTCGCAAAGCCTCCTCAGCTGGGTGGTTCCCGAGCATCGGGACAAGGCCGGCCACCTGTTCGCGGAGGCCTTGGGCCGTACTGAAGGGGTGGGACCGGCGATCTTGCCCCTGCAAAACCCCTCTTCCCCGGAGGAATGGGCGTGGTTCGAGGTCTCCTGGGAGAACCGGTTGGCCGATCCCGACATCGGAGGGATCGTGCTGCGGGCGCGGGATGTTAGCGAGCAAAGGGCTTACCAGGCCACCATTCAACATCTGGCTTACCACGACGAACTCACCGGTCTGCCCAACCGCCGCAGCTTCCACGAGCAGGCCGCGGCAATACTGCGTCGCGCGGCATCGGAGGGGAGTGGGTGTGCGCTACTTTACCTGGACTTAGACCAATTCAAGGGCATCAACGATTCATTGGGGCACGCCGCGGGGGATAAGCTCTTGTTGCAGGTGGCTCGTCGGCTGGAGCGGTGCGTACGGGAGGGGGATCTGCTGGCTCGGCTGGGTGGCGATGAGATGGCCATTATGGCAAAAGGAGTTGGCGAGGCCGGTGCTCAAGCCCTGGCTGGGCGGGTGCGCAGCGCCTTCGCCGAGCCCTTTTCGCTGAGCGGGTTGCAGGTGGTGGTGACCGTCAGTATCGGCATAGCCCTGTTTCCTCAGCATGGGGCGGACCTGGACGGGCTGATGCGGGCGGCCGATCTCGCCATGTACGCCTCCAAGGAGGGGCGGGACCGGTGGACGGTGTATCAGCCGCGCTTCTATCGCGCATCGCGGCGTCAGCTCGAGCTGCTGCAAGACCTGCGCAAAGCCTTGCGGGAGGACGCCCTCAAGCTGGTGTATCAGCCAATCCTGCCCCTGCGACAGGAGCTGGCGCCAAAGGCCGAGGCGTTGTTGCGCTGGGTTCACCCTGCGCGCGGTCTTATCCCTCCGACGGAGTTTATCCCTCTGGCCGAGGTCCACGGTCTGGCCTCGGCCCTGGACACGTGGGTGCTCAGGCAGGCGCTACGGGAGGGGCCCTCGAAATCGTTTCAGATAGGCGTCAACCTTTCGGCCATAACCCTGCTAAACCCCCGCCTGGTCCGGTGGCTGAACCGCGCGCTGCGTTCGGCCAAGCTAGATCCCAGCAGCTTGTACCTCGAGGTGACCGAGACCAGCTTGCTGCGCGACTTTGCCTCCGCCCGGGCCAACCTCGAGGCGGTGCGCCAGCTAGAGGTACAGGTGGCCTTGGACGACTTTGGCGTAGGGCACACCACCCTGGCTTACCTTAGCCGCCTGCCGGTGGATCTGGTCAAGGTGGACCGCAGCTTTACCGCAGGCATCGGTAACCCTTCGGGAGAGGCGCTCTTGGCGGGCATTCTATCCCTGGCAAAGGGGCTGGGGATGTCTACGGTGGTCGAGGGGGTGGAGACCCCCCCTCAGCTCGACTGGCTGCGGGCTAACGGTTGCGACTACGTGCAGGGCTACTTTATAGCCAAGCCCGGCGGGCGGGAGGAGTTAGCCTGA
- a CDS encoding DUF305 domain-containing protein, whose product MRKLAGLVVLIGSALGCGFSGSDIWEVLNRSPSRNFDRVLVSMLIPHYQGMLDMAEAYLPQAQDPQMRSWVQALIKERKERINEWKALLQQLGGLEPSAEATMKREMYKDWVNLRESQKSENVHSVFANLMLTNHFSTVNMAKMVEARSRNPKIAALAQSLIADETAHLEKLQALLIRSQ is encoded by the coding sequence ATGCGCAAGCTGGCGGGGTTGGTGGTTCTCATTGGATCGGCCTTGGGGTGCGGCTTCAGTGGCTCTGACATCTGGGAGGTGCTGAACAGATCCCCCAGCCGCAACTTTGACCGGGTGCTGGTCTCCATGCTGATTCCCCACTACCAGGGAATGCTAGACATGGCCGAAGCTTACCTGCCCCAAGCGCAAGACCCCCAGATGCGAAGCTGGGTGCAGGCCCTCATCAAGGAGCGAAAAGAGCGCATCAACGAATGGAAAGCCCTCCTCCAGCAGCTAGGGGGCCTCGAGCCCAGCGCCGAGGCCACGATGAAGCGCGAGATGTATAAAGACTGGGTAAACCTTCGGGAAAGCCAAAAGAGCGAAAACGTCCATTCGGTGTTCGCCAACCTGATGCTCACCAACCATTTTTCCACCGTCAATATGGCCAAGATGGTGGAGGCCCGTTCCCGAAACCCAAAGATTGCGGCGCTGGCCCAGTCCCTAATCGCAGACGAAACCGCCCATCTCGAGAAGCTCCAAGCGCTGCTGATCCGCAGCCAATAA
- the mgtE gene encoding magnesium transporter — MPEMDVQAGWQALRQALAGGDAQQVQQALGELYPQELLEHWDELSREQRFTVLTLLPPEEAAEVFSHLEEGEQTELLEALPPWRVKELLGELSLDDLTDALQAVEEENPQQAEALLEQLDPETRAEVEELSEYEEDEAGGLMTPEYIALRDSMTVDEVFRFLRRAAPDAEQVYYLYVVDAANRLEGVLSLRDLIVADPKTKVREIMNPDVVRVRTDTDQEEVARLMADYNFTVLPVVDEEGVLSGIITIDDVVDVIQEEATEDIYRLGAVESPELVYSRSSVWDLWSARVRWLVILIVGAMFSSSILEGFQKTLQAVTALTFYITILLGAGGNTGNQSSTLIVRALATGDIRGRDWWRILLKEFSVGALLGITLAALLSIKVWIDGHGEILLVVAASLAVLMTATNILGALLPIGIKKVGLDPALISNPLIATLSDITGLVIYLSMARWLLHLSG, encoded by the coding sequence ATGCCGGAGATGGATGTACAGGCCGGATGGCAGGCTTTGCGGCAAGCTTTGGCCGGGGGCGATGCGCAACAGGTGCAGCAAGCCCTAGGCGAGCTCTACCCGCAGGAGCTCCTGGAGCACTGGGACGAGCTCTCCCGAGAGCAGCGCTTTACCGTGCTGACCCTGCTGCCCCCTGAGGAGGCCGCCGAGGTTTTCAGCCACCTCGAGGAAGGCGAGCAGACCGAGTTGTTGGAGGCCTTACCGCCTTGGCGGGTCAAAGAGCTGCTGGGCGAGCTCTCTCTCGATGACCTGACCGATGCCCTTCAAGCTGTTGAGGAGGAGAACCCCCAGCAGGCCGAGGCCCTGCTCGAGCAGCTGGACCCCGAGACGCGGGCCGAGGTGGAGGAGCTCTCCGAGTACGAAGAGGACGAAGCCGGGGGGCTGATGACCCCGGAGTACATCGCCCTGCGCGATTCGATGACGGTGGACGAGGTTTTTCGCTTCCTGCGCCGGGCGGCCCCCGACGCCGAACAGGTCTACTACCTCTACGTGGTAGACGCGGCGAATCGGCTCGAGGGGGTGCTCTCCTTGCGCGATCTGATCGTAGCCGATCCCAAGACCAAAGTCCGCGAGATCATGAACCCCGACGTGGTACGGGTGCGCACCGATACCGACCAAGAGGAAGTAGCCCGGCTCATGGCCGACTACAACTTCACGGTGCTGCCGGTGGTGGACGAGGAAGGAGTACTCTCCGGGATCATCACCATTGACGACGTGGTGGACGTGATCCAAGAGGAAGCCACGGAGGACATATACCGCCTGGGGGCGGTGGAGTCGCCCGAGCTGGTGTACAGCCGCAGCAGCGTATGGGACTTGTGGAGCGCTAGGGTGCGCTGGCTGGTGATCCTGATCGTGGGGGCGATGTTCTCCAGCAGCATATTGGAAGGTTTTCAAAAAACTCTCCAGGCGGTGACCGCCCTGACCTTTTACATCACTATCCTGCTCGGCGCTGGTGGCAACACCGGCAACCAATCCAGCACACTCATCGTACGAGCGCTCGCCACCGGAGACATCCGGGGCCGGGATTGGTGGCGGATTCTGCTCAAGGAATTCTCGGTAGGAGCCCTGCTGGGCATCACCCTGGCGGCTTTGCTTTCCATCAAGGTATGGATAGACGGCCACGGGGAAATCTTGTTGGTGGTGGCGGCCTCGCTGGCGGTGCTGATGACCGCGACCAACATCCTTGGCGCGCTGCTGCCCATCGGGATCAAAAAAGTCGGCCTCGACCCCGCCCTCATCTCCAACCCGCTCATCGCTACCCTAAGCGACATCACCGGGCTAGTGATCTATTTGAGCATGGCGCGCTGGCTGCTCCACCTCTCAGGCTAA
- the rplS gene encoding 50S ribosomal protein L19: MNRGALLKVVESKYTRADIPEFKAGDTVRVNYKVREGNRTRTQAYEGVVIKIKRNGFNSSFTVRKISFGEGVERVFPFNSPLIDSVEVVARGKVRRAKLYYLRELRGKAARIKSDRKRTNEDVSARNAEGPRETQEE; encoded by the coding sequence ATGAACCGTGGTGCCCTGCTCAAAGTCGTCGAAAGCAAGTACACCCGTGCCGATATACCCGAGTTCAAGGCTGGGGATACCGTTCGGGTCAACTACAAGGTGCGCGAAGGGAACCGCACCCGCACCCAGGCCTACGAGGGCGTGGTGATCAAGATCAAGCGCAACGGTTTCAACTCTTCCTTCACCGTGCGCAAGATCTCCTTCGGCGAGGGAGTGGAGCGGGTTTTCCCGTTCAACAGCCCGCTCATTGACAGCGTGGAGGTAGTGGCGCGGGGCAAAGTGCGGCGGGCCAAGCTGTACTACCTCCGTGAACTGCGCGGCAAGGCGGCGCGCATCAAGTCTGACCGTAAGCGCACCAACGAGGACGTTTCGGCGCGCAATGCGGAAGGCCCCAGGGAAACTCAAGAAGAATAA
- a CDS encoding KH domain-containing protein, with protein MKDLVEYLAKAVVDQPEAVRVDERRGREGLIYYVETAPSDKGRLIGRQGRVIESIRTVVRSFAKGRVSVEVR; from the coding sequence ATGAAGGATTTAGTCGAATACCTGGCCAAGGCCGTGGTGGACCAGCCCGAAGCGGTACGCGTGGACGAACGCCGGGGCCGCGAGGGGCTGATCTATTACGTGGAAACCGCCCCCTCCGACAAGGGCCGCCTGATTGGCCGTCAAGGCCGGGTCATCGAGAGCATCCGCACCGTGGTGCGGTCTTTTGCCAAGGGGCGAGTCTCGGTGGAGGTGAGGTAG